A window from Mangifera indica cultivar Alphonso chromosome 2, CATAS_Mindica_2.1, whole genome shotgun sequence encodes these proteins:
- the LOC123197401 gene encoding uncharacterized protein LOC123197401 isoform X2, protein MEDSSEIHSEENKVSLEKNVKRQFKTRAQVMALENFYNDHKYPSEEMKMQLAEQIGLTEKQISVWFCHRRLKDKKIDEGLVSGRQDRSSGIIQDRGSGLWQDSCGSTKQGDIRNIDPKEVESQRHCQDFPSSDLVYDHRSQYVGHISGMERDDTSSESTSFLQDRIYCQIDYPYTKEASGYIRQNGAMTPMNCNATKSKEYKPSGYLKVKGETENAAITAVKMQLGRLYRKDGPLLDVEFDPLPPGAFESPSNGLVNEPFHVEEPPWLHSLDVTGVEKRSDLGTRYEVHGSKMNTGDFYTGAESHNTLCRSDFQCLKSHHQSKQKSFHLHYSNSSPGQNSGMVYEDSAGETTIYNRNQGYKLSNMHDTVGNSVLNHHDHHGGRITSERIKPLLHDYDNSRPKIVQNSVYLSKHSNLILGSSNSLDAVERVPSTMMTKVEKLYGGRKAIKENRDPVRLTKHLKIEMKVVKQPQLGLHQKGNMVKSSYAEIPGWASQIKGSS, encoded by the exons ATGGAAG attCTAGTGAAATACATTCTGAAGAAAATAAAGTATCTTTGGAGAAGAATGTTAAAAGGCAGTTCAAGACTCGAGCTCAGGTTATGGCTTTGGAGAACTTCTATAACG ATCACAAATATCCCtcagaagaaatgaaaatgcaACTTGCAGAGCAGATAGGCTTGACAGAAAAGCAAATATCTGTGTGGTTTTGCCACAGGCggttaaaagacaaaaaaattgacGAAGGATTAGTAAGTGGAAGACAAGATCGTTCAAGTGGTATTATACAGGATCGTGGGAGTGGACTCTGGCAAGATTCTTGTGGCAGCACCAAACAAGGTGATATTAGAAATATTGATCCTAAGGAGGTGGAGAGTCAAAGGCACTGTCAAGATTTTCCCTCTTCAGATCTTGTCTATGATCATAGGAGTCAGTACGTGGGACATATTAGTGGGATGGAAAGGGATGATACATCTTCAGAAAGTACCTCATTCTTGCAAGATAGGATTTATTGCCAAATTGATTATCCTTATACTAAGGAAGCATCTGGATACATCAGACAAAATGGAGCTATGACCCCCATGAATTGCAATGCCACTAAAAGTAAGGAATATAAGCCATCAGGATATTTGAAAGTGAAGGGTGAAACCGAAAATGCTGCTATTACTGCTGTCAAGATGCAACTGGGGAGGCTATATCGAAAAGATGGTCCCCTACTTGACGTCGAATTTGATCCACTTCCTCCTGGTGCATTTGAGTCCCCAAGCAATGGACTAGTCAATG AGCCATTCCATGTTGAGGAACCTCCATGGCTCCATTCTTTGGATGTAACTGGAGTTGAAAAGCGAAGTGATCTTGGTACT AGATATGAAGTACATGGTTCCAAGATGAATACTGGGGATTTTTATACTGGTGCAGAAAGCCATAATACGCTCTGTCGGTCTGATTTTCAGTGCCTGAAATCTCACCATCAATCTAAACAGAAGTCTTTTCATCTGCATTATTCTAATTCCTCCCCTGGACAGAATTCTGGCATGGTATATGAAGATTCTGCTGGAGAAACTACTATTTACAATAGAAACCAGGGTTATAAGTTGAGTAACATGCATGATACTGTAGGGAATTCTGTTTTGAACCATCATGATCACCATGGTGGTAGAATTACCAGTGAACGAATAAAGCCATTGTTGCATGACTATGATAACTCTAGGCCTAAGATTGTCCAAAACAGTGTCTACTTATCTAAGCATTCAAATTTGATACTTGGGAGTAGTAATTCTCTTGATGCAGTGGAGAGAGTGCCATCTACAATGATGACTAAG GTGGAGAAGCTTTATGGGGGGAGGAAGGCAATAAAAGAGAATCGTGATCCAGTACGATTAACGAAACAtctgaaaattgaaatgaaa GTAGTAAAACAACCACAACTTGGTCTTCATCAGAAAGGAAATATGGTCAAATCATCATATGCTGAAATCCCAGGATGGGCAAGTCAGATTAAAGG ATCTTCTTAG
- the LOC123197401 gene encoding uncharacterized protein LOC123197401 isoform X1: MEDSSEIHSEENKVSLEKNVKRQFKTRAQVMALENFYNDHKYPSEEMKMQLAEQIGLTEKQISVWFCHRRLKDKKIDEGLVSGRQDRSSGIIQDRGSGLWQDSCGSTKQGDIRNIDPKEVESQRHCQDFPSSDLVYDHRSQYVGHISGMERDDTSSESTSFLQDRIYCQIDYPYTKEASGYIRQNGAMTPMNCNATKSKEYKPSGYLKVKGETENAAITAVKMQLGRLYRKDGPLLDVEFDPLPPGAFESPSNGLVNEPFHVEEPPWLHSLDVTGVEKRSDLGTRYEVHGSKMNTGDFYTGAESHNTLCRSDFQCLKSHHQSKQKSFHLHYSNSSPGQNSGMVYEDSAGETTIYNRNQGYKLSNMHDTVGNSVLNHHDHHGGRITSERIKPLLHDYDNSRPKIVQNSVYLSKHSNLILGSSNSLDAVERVPSTMMTKVEKLYGGRKAIKENRDPVRLTKHLKIEMKVVKQPQLGLHQKGNMVKSSYAEIPGWASQIKGSVTDMPSSFSEDETAETISSMD; the protein is encoded by the exons ATGGAAG attCTAGTGAAATACATTCTGAAGAAAATAAAGTATCTTTGGAGAAGAATGTTAAAAGGCAGTTCAAGACTCGAGCTCAGGTTATGGCTTTGGAGAACTTCTATAACG ATCACAAATATCCCtcagaagaaatgaaaatgcaACTTGCAGAGCAGATAGGCTTGACAGAAAAGCAAATATCTGTGTGGTTTTGCCACAGGCggttaaaagacaaaaaaattgacGAAGGATTAGTAAGTGGAAGACAAGATCGTTCAAGTGGTATTATACAGGATCGTGGGAGTGGACTCTGGCAAGATTCTTGTGGCAGCACCAAACAAGGTGATATTAGAAATATTGATCCTAAGGAGGTGGAGAGTCAAAGGCACTGTCAAGATTTTCCCTCTTCAGATCTTGTCTATGATCATAGGAGTCAGTACGTGGGACATATTAGTGGGATGGAAAGGGATGATACATCTTCAGAAAGTACCTCATTCTTGCAAGATAGGATTTATTGCCAAATTGATTATCCTTATACTAAGGAAGCATCTGGATACATCAGACAAAATGGAGCTATGACCCCCATGAATTGCAATGCCACTAAAAGTAAGGAATATAAGCCATCAGGATATTTGAAAGTGAAGGGTGAAACCGAAAATGCTGCTATTACTGCTGTCAAGATGCAACTGGGGAGGCTATATCGAAAAGATGGTCCCCTACTTGACGTCGAATTTGATCCACTTCCTCCTGGTGCATTTGAGTCCCCAAGCAATGGACTAGTCAATG AGCCATTCCATGTTGAGGAACCTCCATGGCTCCATTCTTTGGATGTAACTGGAGTTGAAAAGCGAAGTGATCTTGGTACT AGATATGAAGTACATGGTTCCAAGATGAATACTGGGGATTTTTATACTGGTGCAGAAAGCCATAATACGCTCTGTCGGTCTGATTTTCAGTGCCTGAAATCTCACCATCAATCTAAACAGAAGTCTTTTCATCTGCATTATTCTAATTCCTCCCCTGGACAGAATTCTGGCATGGTATATGAAGATTCTGCTGGAGAAACTACTATTTACAATAGAAACCAGGGTTATAAGTTGAGTAACATGCATGATACTGTAGGGAATTCTGTTTTGAACCATCATGATCACCATGGTGGTAGAATTACCAGTGAACGAATAAAGCCATTGTTGCATGACTATGATAACTCTAGGCCTAAGATTGTCCAAAACAGTGTCTACTTATCTAAGCATTCAAATTTGATACTTGGGAGTAGTAATTCTCTTGATGCAGTGGAGAGAGTGCCATCTACAATGATGACTAAG GTGGAGAAGCTTTATGGGGGGAGGAAGGCAATAAAAGAGAATCGTGATCCAGTACGATTAACGAAACAtctgaaaattgaaatgaaa GTAGTAAAACAACCACAACTTGGTCTTCATCAGAAAGGAAATATGGTCAAATCATCATATGCTGAAATCCCAGGATGGGCAAGTCAGATTAAAGG GTCTGTTACTGATATGCCATCTAGCTTCAGTGAGGATGAAACTGCAGAAACTATTTCTTCTATGGACTGA
- the LOC123208302 gene encoding PH, RCC1 and FYVE domains-containing protein 1-like isoform X2, whose protein sequence is MASDLSKTGPVERDIEQAITALKKGAYLLKYGRRGKPKFCPFRLSNDESVLIWFSGKEEKHLKLSHVSRIISGQRTPIFQRYPRPEKEYQSFSLIYNDRSLDLICKDKDEAEVWFSGLKALISRSHHKKWRTESRSDGIPSEANSPRTYTRRSSPLNSPFGSNDSLQKDGLLRLHTPYDSPPKNGLDKAYSDVILYAVPPKGFFAPDSASASVHSLSSGGSDSVHGHMKAMTMDAFRVSLSSAVSSSSQGSGHDDGDALGDVFIWGEDTGDGVLGGGPNRAGSCFALKMDSLLPKALESAVVLDVQNIACGGRHAALVTKQGEIFSWGEELGGRLGHGVDSDALHPKLVDSLSNMNIELVACGEYHTCAVTLSGDLYTWGDGTHNVGLLGHGNEVSHWVPKRVNGPLEGIHVSYISCGPWHTIVVTSSGQLFTFGDGTFGVLGHGDRKSSSIPREVESLKGLRTVRAACGVWHTAAVVEVMVGNSSLSNCSPGKLFTWGDGDKGRLGHGDKEAKLVPTCVAALVEPNFCQVACGHSLTVALTTEGHVYTMGSPVYGQLGNPHADGKLPTRVEGKLFKNFVQEIACGAYHVAVLTSKTEVYTWGKGANGRLGHGDTDDRNSPSLVEALKDKQVKSIACGTNFTAAICLHKWVSGVDQSMCSGCRLPFNFKRKRHNCYNCGLVFCHSCSSKKSPKASMAPNPNKPYRVCDNCFNKLRKAVDTDALSQSSLSRRGSINQGTNEFIDNHEKLDSRSRAQLARFSSMESFKQAESRSKRNKKLEFNSSRVSPVPNGSSQWGALNISKSFNPMFGSSKKFFSASVPGSRIVSRATSPISRRPSPPRSTTPTPTLGGLTSPKIVVDDTKRTNDCLSQEVIKLRAQSPFYGNVARQWNKLVE, encoded by the exons ATGGCTTCGGATCTCAGTAAAACTGGCCCCGTTGAGAGAGACATCGAGCAG GCCATTACTGCTTTAAAAAAGGGGGCGTACCTACTTAAGTATGGAAGAAGGGGAAAGCCCAAGTTTTGTCCTTTCCGACTTTCCAAT GATGAGTCAGTTTTAATATGGTTCTCTGGGAAAGAGGAAAAGCACCTTAAACTGAGTCATGTTTCTCGGATCATCTCTGGGCAACGCACT CCTATCTTTCAAAGGTATCCACGACCTGAGAAGGAATATCagtcattttctcttatatataatgacagatcCCTTGATTTG atttgcaaagataaagatgaagctGAGGTATGGTTTAGTGGTTTAAAAGCATTGATTTCACGGAGCCATCATAAAAAATGGAGAACAGAATCAAGGAGTGATGGAATTCCCTCTGAAGCAAATAGTCCTAGAACGTACACACGTAGAAGCTCTCCTTTGAATTCACCATTTGGTAGTAATGATAGCTTGCAGaag GATGGTCTCCTTCGCCTTCATACCCCATATGACAGTCCCCCTAAAAATGGCTTAGATAAAGCCTATTCAGATGTGATACTATATGCTGTTCCTCCAAAGGGTTTCTTCGCTCCAGATTCTGCCAGTGCTTCAGTTCATTCTTTATCTTCAGGAGGTTCAGATAGTGTACATGGTCACATGAAGGCAATGACAATGGATGCCTTTAGAGTAAGTCTATCAAGTGCTGTTAGCTCATCTAGCCAAGGTTCTGGTCATGACGATGGTGATGCTCTGGGTGATGTTTTTATTTGGGGGGAAGACACTGGGGATGGTGTTTTGGGTGGTGGACCTAATAGAGCTGGAAGTTGttttgctttgaaaatggaTTCTTTGTTGCCAAAAGCTCTAGAATCTGCTGTTGTACTTGATGTGCAGAACATTGCATGTGGTGGACGACATGCAGCCCTTGTAACCAAGCAAGGAGAGATTTTTTCTTGGGGAGAGGAGTTGGGAGGCAGGCTAGGGCATGGTGTAGACTCTGATGCCTTGCATCCAAAGCTTGTTGATTCTCTCAGTAACATGAACATTGAGCTTGTTGCTTGTGGTGAGTATCATACTTGTGCTGTAACACTGTCTGGTGATTTGTATACATGGGGTGATGGGACTCACAATGTTGGTCTTCTTGGTCATGGTAATGAAGTAAGTCATTGGGTTCCAAAAAGAGTAAATGGGCCCTTGGAGGGCATACATGTCTCATATATCTCTTGTGGACCCTGGCATACAATCGTTGTAACCTCTTCTGGCCAATTATTTACATTTGGTGATGGTACATTTGGTGTTTTGGGCCATGGAGATCGGAAAAGTAGCTCTATTCCAAGAGAAGTGGAATCTCTTAAGGGTCTCCGGACAGTTCGAGCAGCTTGTGGTGTATGGCATACTGCTGCTGTTGTTGAGGTTATGGTTGGGAATTCAAGTTTAAGCAACTGCTCCCCAGGGAAGCTATTTACATGGGGAGATGGAGATAAAGGTCGACTTGGGCATGGTGACAAGGAAGCCAAACTTGTGCCTACTTGTGTTGCTGCTCTTGTTGAACCCAACTTTTGTCAAGTTGCCTGTGGACATAGTTTGACAGTTGCACTTACAACAGAAGGCCATGTCTACACTATGGGCAGTCCTGTTTATGGTCAACTAGGAAATCCACATGCTGATGGAAAGCTTCCCACACGGGTTGAAGGGAAACTCTTCAAGAACTTTGTGCAGGAGATTGCTTGTGGTGCTTATCATGTTGCAGTTTTAACTTCAAAAACTGAAGTTTACACTTGGGGCAAGGGGGCAAATGGTCGATTAGGTCATGGGGATACAGATGACAGAAACTCCCCATCATTGGTGGAAGCCCTGAAGGACAAGCAGGTCAAAAGTATAGCTTGTGGTACTAATTTTACTGCAGCTATCTGCCTTCATAAGTGGGTCTCAGGTGTCGATCAGTCCATGTGCTCTGGTTGCCGCTTGCcatttaatttcaaaagaaaacgtCACAATTGTTATAATTGTGGACTTGTTTTTTGTCATTCATGCAGCAGTAAAAAGTCCCCTAAGGCTTCAATGGCACCTAATCCCAACAAACCTTATCGTGTCTGTgataattgttttaataaacTAAGAAAAGCTGTTGACACTGATGCTTTGTCACAGTCCTCCTTAAGTAGAAGAGGAAGCATCAATCAAGGTACTaatgaatttattgataatcATGAGAAGTTGGATTCTAGGTCTCGTGCACAACTGGCAAGGTTTTCTTCAATGGAATCTTTCAAGCAAGCAGAAAGCCGATCTAAGAGAAACAAGAAACTAGAATTTAATAGCAGTCGTGTATCTCCTGTTCCAAATGGAAGCTCCCAATGGGGAGCGCTCAATATTTCTAAATCTTTCAATCCTATGTTTGGGTCATCCAAGAAGTTCTTCTCGGCTTCTGTTCCTGGATCAAGAATTGTTTCTCGAGCAACATCGCCAATATCAAGACGACCCAGCCCACCTCGTTCAACAACTCCAACCCCAACACTGGGAGGACTTACCTCACCAAAGATTGTTGTGGATGACACAAAAAGGACCAATGATTGCCTTAGCCAAGAGGTTATTAAATTAAGAGCTCAG TCACCCTTCTATGGTAATGTAGCGAGGCAATGGAACAAGTTGGTAGAATGA
- the LOC123208302 gene encoding PH, RCC1 and FYVE domains-containing protein 1-like isoform X1, with the protein MASDLSKTGPVERDIEQAITALKKGAYLLKYGRRGKPKFCPFRLSNDESVLIWFSGKEEKHLKLSHVSRIISGQRTPIFQRYPRPEKEYQSFSLIYNDRSLDLICKDKDEAEVWFSGLKALISRSHHKKWRTESRSDGIPSEANSPRTYTRRSSPLNSPFGSNDSLQKDGLLRLHTPYDSPPKNGLDKAYSDVILYAVPPKGFFAPDSASASVHSLSSGGSDSVHGHMKAMTMDAFRVSLSSAVSSSSQGSGHDDGDALGDVFIWGEDTGDGVLGGGPNRAGSCFALKMDSLLPKALESAVVLDVQNIACGGRHAALVTKQGEIFSWGEELGGRLGHGVDSDALHPKLVDSLSNMNIELVACGEYHTCAVTLSGDLYTWGDGTHNVGLLGHGNEVSHWVPKRVNGPLEGIHVSYISCGPWHTIVVTSSGQLFTFGDGTFGVLGHGDRKSSSIPREVESLKGLRTVRAACGVWHTAAVVEVMVGNSSLSNCSPGKLFTWGDGDKGRLGHGDKEAKLVPTCVAALVEPNFCQVACGHSLTVALTTEGHVYTMGSPVYGQLGNPHADGKLPTRVEGKLFKNFVQEIACGAYHVAVLTSKTEVYTWGKGANGRLGHGDTDDRNSPSLVEALKDKQVKSIACGTNFTAAICLHKWVSGVDQSMCSGCRLPFNFKRKRHNCYNCGLVFCHSCSSKKSPKASMAPNPNKPYRVCDNCFNKLRKAVDTDALSQSSLSRRGSINQGTNEFIDNHEKLDSRSRAQLARFSSMESFKQAESRSKRNKKLEFNSSRVSPVPNGSSQWGALNISKSFNPMFGSSKKFFSASVPGSRIVSRATSPISRRPSPPRSTTPTPTLGGLTSPKIVVDDTKRTNDCLSQEVIKLRAQVENLTRKAQLQEVELERTTKQLKEAIAIAGEETAKCKAAKEVIKSLTAQLKDMAEKLPVGAARNIKSPTFTSFGSSPASNDTPNVSLDRLAVQTTFPELESNGSNNQLLSNGSSTASTRSSGHTKQGHLEAAPRNGSRTKESESRNDNEWVEQDEPGVYITLTSLSGGIKDLKRVRFSRKRFSEKQAEQWWAENRARVYKQYNVRMIDKSSAGVGSEDLAH; encoded by the exons ATGGCTTCGGATCTCAGTAAAACTGGCCCCGTTGAGAGAGACATCGAGCAG GCCATTACTGCTTTAAAAAAGGGGGCGTACCTACTTAAGTATGGAAGAAGGGGAAAGCCCAAGTTTTGTCCTTTCCGACTTTCCAAT GATGAGTCAGTTTTAATATGGTTCTCTGGGAAAGAGGAAAAGCACCTTAAACTGAGTCATGTTTCTCGGATCATCTCTGGGCAACGCACT CCTATCTTTCAAAGGTATCCACGACCTGAGAAGGAATATCagtcattttctcttatatataatgacagatcCCTTGATTTG atttgcaaagataaagatgaagctGAGGTATGGTTTAGTGGTTTAAAAGCATTGATTTCACGGAGCCATCATAAAAAATGGAGAACAGAATCAAGGAGTGATGGAATTCCCTCTGAAGCAAATAGTCCTAGAACGTACACACGTAGAAGCTCTCCTTTGAATTCACCATTTGGTAGTAATGATAGCTTGCAGaag GATGGTCTCCTTCGCCTTCATACCCCATATGACAGTCCCCCTAAAAATGGCTTAGATAAAGCCTATTCAGATGTGATACTATATGCTGTTCCTCCAAAGGGTTTCTTCGCTCCAGATTCTGCCAGTGCTTCAGTTCATTCTTTATCTTCAGGAGGTTCAGATAGTGTACATGGTCACATGAAGGCAATGACAATGGATGCCTTTAGAGTAAGTCTATCAAGTGCTGTTAGCTCATCTAGCCAAGGTTCTGGTCATGACGATGGTGATGCTCTGGGTGATGTTTTTATTTGGGGGGAAGACACTGGGGATGGTGTTTTGGGTGGTGGACCTAATAGAGCTGGAAGTTGttttgctttgaaaatggaTTCTTTGTTGCCAAAAGCTCTAGAATCTGCTGTTGTACTTGATGTGCAGAACATTGCATGTGGTGGACGACATGCAGCCCTTGTAACCAAGCAAGGAGAGATTTTTTCTTGGGGAGAGGAGTTGGGAGGCAGGCTAGGGCATGGTGTAGACTCTGATGCCTTGCATCCAAAGCTTGTTGATTCTCTCAGTAACATGAACATTGAGCTTGTTGCTTGTGGTGAGTATCATACTTGTGCTGTAACACTGTCTGGTGATTTGTATACATGGGGTGATGGGACTCACAATGTTGGTCTTCTTGGTCATGGTAATGAAGTAAGTCATTGGGTTCCAAAAAGAGTAAATGGGCCCTTGGAGGGCATACATGTCTCATATATCTCTTGTGGACCCTGGCATACAATCGTTGTAACCTCTTCTGGCCAATTATTTACATTTGGTGATGGTACATTTGGTGTTTTGGGCCATGGAGATCGGAAAAGTAGCTCTATTCCAAGAGAAGTGGAATCTCTTAAGGGTCTCCGGACAGTTCGAGCAGCTTGTGGTGTATGGCATACTGCTGCTGTTGTTGAGGTTATGGTTGGGAATTCAAGTTTAAGCAACTGCTCCCCAGGGAAGCTATTTACATGGGGAGATGGAGATAAAGGTCGACTTGGGCATGGTGACAAGGAAGCCAAACTTGTGCCTACTTGTGTTGCTGCTCTTGTTGAACCCAACTTTTGTCAAGTTGCCTGTGGACATAGTTTGACAGTTGCACTTACAACAGAAGGCCATGTCTACACTATGGGCAGTCCTGTTTATGGTCAACTAGGAAATCCACATGCTGATGGAAAGCTTCCCACACGGGTTGAAGGGAAACTCTTCAAGAACTTTGTGCAGGAGATTGCTTGTGGTGCTTATCATGTTGCAGTTTTAACTTCAAAAACTGAAGTTTACACTTGGGGCAAGGGGGCAAATGGTCGATTAGGTCATGGGGATACAGATGACAGAAACTCCCCATCATTGGTGGAAGCCCTGAAGGACAAGCAGGTCAAAAGTATAGCTTGTGGTACTAATTTTACTGCAGCTATCTGCCTTCATAAGTGGGTCTCAGGTGTCGATCAGTCCATGTGCTCTGGTTGCCGCTTGCcatttaatttcaaaagaaaacgtCACAATTGTTATAATTGTGGACTTGTTTTTTGTCATTCATGCAGCAGTAAAAAGTCCCCTAAGGCTTCAATGGCACCTAATCCCAACAAACCTTATCGTGTCTGTgataattgttttaataaacTAAGAAAAGCTGTTGACACTGATGCTTTGTCACAGTCCTCCTTAAGTAGAAGAGGAAGCATCAATCAAGGTACTaatgaatttattgataatcATGAGAAGTTGGATTCTAGGTCTCGTGCACAACTGGCAAGGTTTTCTTCAATGGAATCTTTCAAGCAAGCAGAAAGCCGATCTAAGAGAAACAAGAAACTAGAATTTAATAGCAGTCGTGTATCTCCTGTTCCAAATGGAAGCTCCCAATGGGGAGCGCTCAATATTTCTAAATCTTTCAATCCTATGTTTGGGTCATCCAAGAAGTTCTTCTCGGCTTCTGTTCCTGGATCAAGAATTGTTTCTCGAGCAACATCGCCAATATCAAGACGACCCAGCCCACCTCGTTCAACAACTCCAACCCCAACACTGGGAGGACTTACCTCACCAAAGATTGTTGTGGATGACACAAAAAGGACCAATGATTGCCTTAGCCAAGAGGTTATTAAATTAAGAGCTCAG GTGGAGAATCTTACTCGCAAAGCACAGCTTCAAGAAGTTGAGCTTGAAAGGACAACTAAACAGCTGAAGGAGGCAATAGCAATTGCAGGGGAAGAGACTGCAAAATGCAAAGCAGCAAAGGAAGTTATCAAGTCTCTGACCGCCCAA TTAAAGGACATGGCTGAGAAGCTTCCAGTGGGAGCAGCACGGAACATCAAGTCACCTACCTTCACTTCTTTTGGTTCCAGTCCCGCTTCCAACGATACACCTAATGTTTCGCTTGATCGACTGGCTGTTCAAACAACATTTCCAGAATTGGAGTCCAATGGATCAAACAATCAGTTGCTTTCTAATGGGTCTAGCACTGCCAGTACTCGCAGTTCTGGTCATACCAAACAGGGACATTTGGAAGCAGCACCAAGAAACGGGAGCAGAACGAAAGAAAGTGAATCACGTAATGATAATGAATGGGTAGAGCAAGATGAACCTGGTGTATATATAACACTTACCTCCCTCTCGGGAGGCATCAAGGATCTTAAGCGAGTTCGCTTCAG TCGGAAGCGTTTTAGTGAGAAACAAGCAGAGCAGTGGTGGGCAGAGAACAGGGCTAGAGTATACAAACAATACAATGTACGAATGATTGACAAGTCAAGTGCAGGCGTGGGGAGCGAGGACTTGGCTCATTAA